The following are encoded in a window of Lynx canadensis isolate LIC74 chromosome B1, mLynCan4.pri.v2, whole genome shotgun sequence genomic DNA:
- the LOC115511510 gene encoding 40S ribosomal protein S29-like translates to MGHQQLYWSPPRKSRLGSGSCRICSNPRCLIRKYCLHTFHQCFHQCAKDGGSVGWIK, encoded by the coding sequence ATGGGACACCAGCAGCTCTACTGGAGCCCTCCCAGGAAATCCCGCCTGGGTTCCGGTTCTTGCCGCATCTGCTCAAACCCTCGTTGTCTGATCCGGAAATACTGCCTCCACACATTCCACCAGTGTTTCCATCAGTGTGCAAAGGAtggaggctcagtgggttggaTTAAGTGA